A region from the Achromobacter seleniivolatilans genome encodes:
- a CDS encoding LysR family transcriptional regulator: MELRPLRALVEVIRQGGFSQAAKIIHATQPTISKAVRQLEDELGTPLLDRHAQPIRLTEAGEIVYRRALRMLAERDDLYAELDDLKGLKRGVLRLGLPPLGSSSLFAPMFARFRSRYPDIEISLVEHGSRRLEEMVMAGEIELAASLKPLPDNVEWQAVAREPLVALLPADHPQAQAESTRLADLRDSPFILFETGFALNRIIHDACQRAGFAPVIAARSGQIDFIVALVAAGLGVAFLPRLTVREAVHAGVSRVPLQDAGTDWEMALVWRRGGYLSHAAQAWLALTREVYPNAG, translated from the coding sequence ATGGAACTGCGCCCATTACGTGCCTTGGTAGAAGTGATCCGCCAAGGCGGTTTCTCACAGGCGGCCAAGATCATCCATGCCACCCAGCCCACGATCAGCAAGGCGGTGCGTCAGTTGGAGGACGAGCTGGGCACGCCGCTACTGGACCGCCACGCGCAGCCCATACGGCTGACGGAGGCGGGCGAAATCGTCTATCGGCGAGCGCTCAGAATGTTGGCGGAACGCGACGATCTCTACGCCGAGCTGGACGATCTGAAGGGATTGAAACGCGGCGTGCTGCGTCTGGGGCTGCCTCCGCTGGGCAGCAGCTCGCTATTTGCACCGATGTTCGCGCGCTTTCGCAGCCGCTATCCAGACATTGAAATCAGCTTGGTCGAACACGGCAGCAGACGCCTTGAAGAAATGGTGATGGCGGGCGAGATTGAACTCGCTGCTTCGCTTAAACCCTTGCCGGACAACGTGGAATGGCAAGCGGTGGCGCGCGAACCGCTGGTGGCCTTATTGCCCGCAGACCACCCGCAGGCACAGGCCGAATCGACCCGTCTTGCGGATTTGCGCGATTCCCCTTTCATTCTGTTCGAGACGGGCTTTGCCTTGAACCGCATCATCCATGACGCGTGCCAGCGTGCTGGCTTTGCGCCCGTCATCGCGGCGCGTAGCGGTCAGATCGATTTCATCGTGGCGCTGGTCGCCGCCGGATTGGGCGTGGCATTTCTGCCGCGCCTGACAGTACGTGAAGCTGTGCACGCTGGAGTCAGCCGCGTACCGCTTCAAGATGCGGGCACCGATTGGGAAATGGCGCTGGTGTGGCGTCGCGGCGGCTACCTCTCCCATGCGGCGCAGGCGTGGCTGGCCTTGACCCGCGAGGTGTATCCCAACGCCGGATAG
- a CDS encoding alpha/beta hydrolase, with amino-acid sequence MPALTRLLPRFSGRRLFAAGVLAAASVVGCSQLDSWQRQTIFSPQAEPQTWWRDPADGTQVYDLALANGDKVRAWYWQSPKANAPTVLYLHGARWNLNGSAFRIDGWTRMGYSVLAIDYRGFGASTPRLPSEASALEDAMAGLKELARLQPDASRRFVYGHSLGGAIAIDLAARPEQPDFAGLIVESSFTSIGAMLATLRWGKLPGASLLVTQPFDSVDKLAQMHTPMLFMHGTADRVVPHTMSDELFAAARNVAPDLKRLVKIEGASHSGAFRSGAQYEAAVKTFMQDATRAYKRKQG; translated from the coding sequence ATGCCCGCCCTGACCCGCCTTCTGCCCCGATTTTCCGGCCGCCGCCTGTTTGCGGCCGGTGTACTTGCAGCCGCCAGCGTCGTCGGCTGCTCGCAGCTGGATTCTTGGCAACGCCAGACCATTTTTTCACCCCAGGCCGAACCTCAGACCTGGTGGCGAGATCCCGCCGACGGTACGCAAGTCTATGACCTGGCGCTGGCCAATGGCGACAAAGTGCGCGCCTGGTATTGGCAAAGTCCCAAAGCCAATGCGCCCACCGTGCTGTACCTGCACGGGGCGCGCTGGAATCTGAACGGCAGCGCCTTCCGCATCGACGGATGGACACGCATGGGCTATTCCGTGCTGGCGATCGACTATCGCGGCTTTGGCGCATCCACACCCCGTTTGCCATCGGAAGCCAGCGCGTTGGAAGACGCCATGGCGGGCTTGAAGGAGCTGGCGCGGCTGCAACCCGACGCCAGCCGGCGTTTTGTCTACGGGCACAGTCTGGGCGGCGCCATTGCCATTGACCTTGCAGCACGTCCGGAACAGCCTGATTTTGCCGGGCTCATCGTGGAATCCAGCTTCACCAGCATCGGTGCGATGCTTGCCACGTTGCGCTGGGGCAAGTTGCCCGGCGCCAGTCTGCTGGTGACGCAGCCCTTTGACTCGGTGGATAAGCTGGCGCAAATGCACACGCCCATGCTGTTCATGCACGGCACCGCAGACCGCGTGGTGCCGCACACGATGAGCGATGAATTGTTTGCCGCTGCTCGCAATGTGGCGCCCGATCTGAAGCGGCTTGTGAAGATCGAAGGCGCTTCGCATTCGGGCGCTTTCCGCAGTGGCGCGCAATACGAAGCCGCCGTTAAAACTTTCATGCAGGACGCCACGCGGGCATACAAGCGCAAGCAAGGCTGA